Proteins found in one Deltaproteobacteria bacterium genomic segment:
- a CDS encoding fumarate reductase subunit C codes for MSEPYRRPINPSTWWLKNPNYRFVMYRELTSVFIIAFLLIFLWFLCSLARGPEAYNAFLQRLSSPWSFFFHLATLIAACFHSCTFFNLTPKAIVVRKGEEKIADAFLIAPNYVGWLTVSVVIFLIATWS; via the coding sequence ATGAGTGAGCCGTATCGCCGGCCAATCAATCCTTCAACCTGGTGGTTGAAAAATCCGAACTATCGGTTCGTTATGTACCGAGAACTCACCTCGGTGTTTATCATCGCGTTTTTGCTTATTTTCTTGTGGTTCTTGTGCAGCCTGGCACGTGGACCAGAAGCCTACAATGCCTTTTTGCAGCGACTCTCATCTCCCTGGTCGTTCTTTTTTCACCTCGCGACCTTGATTGCCGCCTGCTTTCACAGCTGTACGTTTTTCAATTTGACACCCAAGGCAATCGTGGTGCGAAAAGGGGAAGAGAAGATTGCTGACGCGTTTCTCATAGCGCCAAACTATGTAGGGTGGCTGACAGTGTCTGTGGTTATTTTTCTGATTGCGACGTGGAGCTAA